A genome region from Stenotrophomonas maltophilia includes the following:
- a CDS encoding glycosyltransferase, with product MFDQLTHNRWVRNRYTRRVAHWVRRVLAMLSAKSTDSNASTYGIASAPTMPVWLQDEMRALASIEPELLPPGSGVERYAFYSVPMDTRQGEVYAALSDAIGGEPYTHALLVPWLKPGGADRGILYHASAIAQSDPLARILVLTTEPASSPWASRLPAQAQCVDFGNIAASLDFNQQVNVMVRVLLQLRAPTVHLVNSRVGWDAILRHGLALTQHSRLFASLFCDDYDQRMNPVGYARDYLRYCYPHLSTVICDNSRYPQIWSRELGIPRGSFTFIPFPYDGRVAESCGQAISADGARRVLWAGRLDRQKRPDILAAIATRMPDVHFDVYGAQVMSGAAVQDLSQLRSLHNVTLHGEFQRLEDVATPDHFAYLHTTAWEGTPTILFDVAAARLPILAPQVGGIVDFLAEEDMVERYDDVDAFVSQLRLLQSSAQLRSERVQRQLESLRRNRRWEDFTASLEALDGYLTARKRNASAGTEREINAVHVARG from the coding sequence ATGTTTGATCAACTCACTCATAATCGCTGGGTCCGCAATCGGTACACGCGCCGGGTGGCACACTGGGTCCGCCGTGTGCTTGCCATGCTGTCCGCAAAGTCGACAGATTCGAATGCGTCAACGTATGGCATCGCATCGGCACCTACGATGCCGGTCTGGCTGCAGGATGAGATGCGTGCACTTGCTTCGATAGAACCAGAGTTGCTGCCGCCAGGATCCGGCGTGGAGCGCTACGCCTTCTATTCGGTTCCGATGGATACCCGGCAGGGGGAGGTGTATGCCGCACTATCCGATGCCATTGGTGGAGAGCCGTATACGCATGCATTGCTTGTGCCATGGCTGAAGCCAGGTGGGGCGGATCGGGGAATCCTTTATCACGCAAGCGCCATCGCGCAGAGCGATCCGTTGGCACGGATTCTTGTTCTTACGACTGAGCCCGCTTCGTCGCCATGGGCCTCCAGGCTGCCGGCGCAGGCCCAATGCGTCGATTTCGGGAACATTGCGGCTTCCCTGGATTTCAACCAGCAAGTCAATGTAATGGTGCGTGTACTGCTGCAGTTGCGCGCGCCGACGGTTCATCTTGTGAACTCCCGTGTTGGTTGGGATGCAATCCTGCGCCACGGGCTGGCGCTGACCCAGCACTCGCGATTGTTTGCTTCGCTGTTCTGCGATGACTACGACCAGCGGATGAATCCGGTCGGTTACGCGCGTGACTATCTGCGCTACTGCTACCCGCACCTTTCCACGGTAATCTGCGACAACTCGCGTTATCCGCAGATATGGTCGCGTGAGCTGGGCATTCCTCGTGGTTCCTTCACCTTCATCCCGTTCCCATATGACGGTCGGGTGGCCGAATCGTGCGGACAGGCGATCTCTGCGGACGGTGCCAGGCGCGTGTTGTGGGCCGGCCGTCTCGACCGGCAGAAGCGCCCGGACATCCTGGCAGCGATCGCTACGCGGATGCCTGACGTGCACTTCGATGTGTACGGTGCACAAGTGATGTCTGGCGCAGCGGTGCAGGATCTCTCCCAGCTACGGTCTCTGCACAACGTTACTCTCCACGGCGAATTCCAGAGGCTTGAGGACGTGGCAACCCCTGATCACTTTGCCTATCTGCACACGACGGCGTGGGAAGGGACGCCGACCATCCTGTTCGATGTAGCCGCGGCGAGACTGCCGATCCTCGCACCGCAGGTGGGGGGGATCGTGGACTTCCTCGCAGAGGAGGATATGGTCGAGCGTTATGACGACGTGGATGCATTCGTTTCGCAGCTAAGACTACTGCAGTCCTCTGCTCAACTTCGCAGCGAGCGCGTCCAGCGACAGCTTGAATCGCTTCGCCGGAATCGCCGCTGGGAGGACTTCACCGCATCGCTCGAAGCCCTCGATGGTTACCTGACTGCCCGGAAGAGAAATGCGTCGGCAGGAACGGAAAGAGAGATCAACGCGGTGCACGTGGCGCGTGGTTGA